Part of the Kordiimonas pumila genome is shown below.
GCGGGCAGATCGGTGTCAAACTGAACGTCAACAACGGCGCCGATTACCTGTGTGATGCGGCCTGTATTCTTAGCCATTTTTTACACTCCTTCGTGTAACTACTTATAGCGCTTCAGCGCCTGAAATAATTTCAATCAATTCTTTGGTGATATTAGCCTGACGGGTACGGTTGTATGTAATCGAAAGCCTATCAATCATGTCACCAGCGTTACGGGTTGCATTATCCATTGCTGTCATGCGAGAACCTTGCTCGGAAGCGGCATTTTCAAGAAGCCCACGATAGATCTGAACCGCGACATTCCTTGGCAGCAAGTCATCAAGAATAGCCGCTTCATCAGGCTCATACTCATAAACTGCACCAGCGAGGTCATCTGCCTCATCATCATTCGCAATTTCTGGCAGTGGGACCGGTATAAGCTGCTGCTTAGTGTTAATTTGAACCAATGCAGACTGAAACTTGGCATAAAAGAGTGTCGCCACGTCAAATTCACCACGCTCAAACATCACCAGAATTTCTTGTGCAATAGGTTGAGCGTGAGAAAATCCAAGGCGTTTCGCAGCTGACATATCCTTAACGTCAATGATCAGATGGCGAAAATCACGGCGCAGTTGTGCTGCACCTTTTTTGCCAATGCACAGAATTTTCACAGTCTTACCGTCTTGCAACAACTGCTTAA
Proteins encoded:
- a CDS encoding F0F1 ATP synthase subunit gamma — translated: MPSLKDLKVRINSVKSTQKITKAMKMVAASKLRRAQEAAESARPYAERMAKVLAGLGSAVKDQPGASPLLVGSGKHEVELVVVATSERGLCGGFNTNIVKPARAHIKQLLQDGKTVKILCIGKKGAAQLRRDFRHLIIDVKDMSAAKRLGFSHAQPIAQEILVMFERGEFDVATLFYAKFQSALVQINTKQQLIPVPLPEIANDDEADDLAGAVYEYEPDEAAILDDLLPRNVAVQIYRGLLENAASEQGSRMTAMDNATRNAGDMIDRLSITYNRTRQANITKELIEIISGAEAL